ACTCCTAAATACATGCTTCGTTCTTTATCACTTGGCATATCTTCTTCGGTCAGTTTCTTTTTCTCACCGAACGTCATACCGGCTGGGGCTAAAGCACGTTTTGGAGATTGTCCCTCTATGGTTTCTCTGCCAAAGTGTTTTAAAAGATAATCTATCGTATCACTTGTAATTGAAACAGCATCTACTACCGTAGGCACACCAATGGCGATTACCGGTATGCCTAATACCTCTTTTGAGATTTCTTTTCGTTTATTCCCTACCCCTGATCCAGGATGAATACCTGTATCAGATATTTGTATCGTCGTATTCACCCGATCGATAGACCTGGCAGCCAAAGCATCTACAGCAATGATGAAATCAGGCTTTACTTTTTCTACAACACCAAAAATGATGTCACTTGTTTCAATTCCTGTAAGGCCCATTACACCAGGTGAAATAGCACTTACAGCTCTGAATCCATCTTGGACATTTTCTGGTTGAAGTTCAAATAAATGCTTCGTAATAAGAAGGTTCTCCGTCACCAAGGGTCCTAAAGCATCTGGTGTAACATTCCAATTTCCTAAACCTACTACCAAACAAGTGGCTTCGCGATCAATTCCAACAGACGAAAGAAAACGATCGAATTCTTTAGCAAACACTTTTTCTGCTTGTGCTTGTAATGCCGTATCTTTTTGTCTGATTCCATCAATTTGTAATGTTAAATAATGTCCTGCCTTTTTCCCTAACCTTTCCGCTGCCTTGTCATCGATCGTTACATGGGTAATCGCTATCCCGTCATGATCTCTTTCGTCTAAATTGACACCATCCACAACGGAACCGGCCCTTTTCTGCTGGTCTGCTTCTTCCCTTTCACGTGCAAGTGAATGCGCTTCAACTGCTAAATCTGTTCTTACTTGATAATCTGATAAATCAATTTTATCCATCCTACCGCCTCCATTTTTCATTTAATAAAGTATGTCCTACTTGGAAAATGTTATTGCATTTTAAATGGTGTTTTGGTACAATCCTTAGTGTTGCACGCAAAAGGAAAGGTTATTACGATTGCATTGGGGAGGTGAAACAGATGGCAAACATTAAATCTGC
The DNA window shown above is from Salipaludibacillus agaradhaerens and carries:
- the gpr gene encoding GPR endopeptidase, whose protein sequence is MKNGGGRMDKIDLSDYQVRTDLAVEAHSLAREREEADQQKRAGSVVDGVNLDERDHDGIAITHVTIDDKAAERLGKKAGHYLTLQIDGIRQKDTALQAQAEKVFAKEFDRFLSSVGIDREATCLVVGLGNWNVTPDALGPLVTENLLITKHLFELQPENVQDGFRAVSAISPGVMGLTGIETSDIIFGVVEKVKPDFIIAVDALAARSIDRVNTTIQISDTGIHPGSGVGNKRKEISKEVLGIPVIAIGVPTVVDAVSITSDTIDYLLKHFGRETIEGQSPKRALAPAGMTFGEKKKLTEEDMPSDKERSMYLGVVGGLDEDEKRQLIHEVLSPLGHNLMVTPKEVDEFIEDMANLLAQGINTALHSDVTDENSGAYTH